A region of the Acidobacteriota bacterium genome:
GCCGGGCTAAAGCCCGGCGGCTACACGATTGGCTACACTTCCGCGAAGGCCTCGACCGGCGGGCACGTACACATCAGGTTCCGGTCGCCGTACGGATTGTCGATCCGGCCGACAACCGGCCAGATCTTCTTCGCGCGCACCCACGGCAGCGGGAACACCGCCTGCTCGCGCGAGTAGGGGTGGCTCCAGTCGTCCGAGGTGGCTTCCGCCGCGGTGTGGGGCGCGTTCTTGAGCACGTTGTCCTTGGGATCGACCTTCCCGTCCAGGACCGCCTGGATTTCACGGCGGATCGCGACCAGCGCGTCGCAGAACCGATCCAGTTCTTCCTTCGGCTCGCTCTCGGTCGGCTCGACCATCATCGTCCCGGGCACGGGGAACGATACGGTGGGGGCGTGGAACCCGTAGTCCATCAGCCGCTTCGCCACATCGAGCTCGCCGACCGTGGGCCCCTGCCCCATCTTGAACGGGCGCAGATCGAAGATCATCTCGTGCGCCACCCGCCCTTTCTCGTTCGCGTAGAGCACACCGTAGTGCCCATCGAGCCGCGCCTTGATGTAGTTCGCGTTCAGGATGGCGTAGCGCGTGGCCTCGGTCATCCCCTCCGCGCCGAGCATGCGGATGTAGCCGTACGAAATCAGCAGGATGTCGGCGCTGCCCCACGGGGCCGCCGCGATCGGGAGAATCGACTTGCCGCGATTCACCTCGTTCACGACAGGATGGCCGGGCAGGTACGGCGCGAGGTGCGCCGCACACGCAATTGGACCCATGCCGGGGCCACCGCCGCCGTGCGGGATGGCAAACGTCTTGTGCAGATTCAAATGGCACACGTCGGCGCCAATCGCGGCCGGGCTCGTCAGCCCGACCTGTGCGTTCATGTTGGCGCCATCCATGTAGACCTGTCCGCCGTTGGCGTGCACGATGTCGCAGATCTCCCTGATCCGCTCCTCGAACACGCCGTGGGTTGACGGATAGGTGACCATCAGCGCGGCCAGCCGGTCCTTGTGCTCTTCGGATCGCTTCCGGAGGTCCTCGACGTCGATGTGCCCTTCGCGCGTGCTCGCCACGACGACCACCCGCATGCCGGCCATCGTGGCGCTCGCGGGGTTCGTGCCGTGGGCGGATGACGGGATCAGCACCACGTCGCGCGACCCGTCGCCGCGGTCGCGATGATACGCGCGAATGACGAGCAGGCCGGACAACTCCCCTTGCGCGCCGGAATTGGGCTGCAGCGACACCGCGGGAAAGCCGGTGATTTCAGACAGCGCCGCCTCGAGTTCCGTAAAGACCTGGTGGTAGGCGTGTGCCTGGTCGAGCGGCGCGAACGGGTGCAGCCCGGCGAACTCCGGCCAGGTGATCGGCAGCATCTCTGCCGCGGCGTTGAGCTTCATCGTGCAGGAGCCCAGCGGGATCATCGACGTGTCGAGCCCGACGTCGCGCCGCTCGAGGCCGCGGATGTAACGCATCATCGCGGTCTCGGAGTGGTGCGCGTTGAACACCGGGTGCGTCATGAACGCCGAGGTGCGCGCGAGCGCCGCCGGCAGGCCGGCGTCCTCCGGCGGGATGCCTGCGGCATCCACGCTGTGGGCCGGCGTGCCCAGCGCCGACGCGAAGGCACGGACGATGTCCGACACGTCCTGCAGCGTCGTCGTCTCGTCGAGCGACACCCCGATCCGCCCGTCGTCGGAGTACCGGAAGTTCATGCCCGCCTCGAGGGCCGCCGTCCTGATGCGCGCCGAGCGGTCGCGCGGCACCGTGAGGCAGAGCGTGTCGAAGTATGCGCGGTTCGACTGGCTGCAGCCGAGATTTCGAAGCTCTCGATCGAGCAGCCGCGTGAGGTGGTGCACGCGCCGGGCAATCGCCTTGAGGCCGTCGGGGCCGTGATAGACGCCGTACATCGCGGCGATATTCGCCAGCAGTGCCTGCGCGGTGCAGATGTTCGAGGTCGCCTTCTCGCGGCGGATGTGCTGCTCGCGCGTCTGAAGCGCCATGCGCAGCGCGCGGTTGCCGTGCGCGTCGATCGACACGCCGATGATCCGGCCCGGCGCCTGCCGTGCGAACTGCTCTTTCGTTGCGAAGAAGGCCGCGTGCGGCCCGCCGTAGCCCATCGGCACGCCAAAGCGCTGCGAGTTCCCCACCACGACGTCGGCACCCATTTCGCCCGGCGGCGTCAGCAGCACGAGCGCGAGCAGGTCGGTCGCCACCGCCACGTGCACGCCGGCCGCGTGCGCGCGGACGATGATGCCGCGCAGGTCCTCCACATTCCCGTCGGCGTCGGGGTACTGCAGCAGCACGCCGAACGCAGACTCATCGAACGTCGCGCGCGCGGGATCGACCGTCCGCACCTCGATGCCGATCGGCTCGGCGCGTCCCTTCAGGACGGCGATCGTCTGCGGAAACGTCCTCGAGGACACGAGAAACACGTTGCGGGACGACCCGCGCGGCTGCGCCCGGTGCAGCATCGCCATCGCTTCGGCGGCCGCCGTCGCCTCGTCCAGCAGCGATGCCGTCGAGATCGCCATCCCCGTCAGGTCCGACACCATCGTCTGGAAGTTGAGGAGGGACTCGAGGCGCCCCTGCGCGATCTCGGCTTGGTAGGGGGTGTACGGCGTGTACCAGCCGGGGTTCTCCAGGACATTCCGCAGAATGACCGCCGGCGTGACGCAGTCGTAGTAACCCATGCCGATGTACGAGCGGAACACGCGGTTCTTCACCGCGATGCCTCTCAGCCGCTGGAGGTAACCGTGCTCGCTTTCCGCGGGCGGCAG
Encoded here:
- the gcvP gene encoding aminomethyl-transferring glycine dehydrogenase, with the translated sequence MTSPDSFQNRHIGPRPAYRDAMLQAIGVASLDALIDETIPASIRLREPLRLPPAESEHGYLQRLRGIAVKNRVFRSYIGMGYYDCVTPAVILRNVLENPGWYTPYTPYQAEIAQGRLESLLNFQTMVSDLTGMAISTASLLDEATAAAEAMAMLHRAQPRGSSRNVFLVSSRTFPQTIAVLKGRAEPIGIEVRTVDPARATFDESAFGVLLQYPDADGNVEDLRGIIVRAHAAGVHVAVATDLLALVLLTPPGEMGADVVVGNSQRFGVPMGYGGPHAAFFATKEQFARQAPGRIIGVSIDAHGNRALRMALQTREQHIRREKATSNICTAQALLANIAAMYGVYHGPDGLKAIARRVHHLTRLLDRELRNLGCSQSNRAYFDTLCLTVPRDRSARIRTAALEAGMNFRYSDDGRIGVSLDETTTLQDVSDIVRAFASALGTPAHSVDAAGIPPEDAGLPAALARTSAFMTHPVFNAHHSETAMMRYIRGLERRDVGLDTSMIPLGSCTMKLNAAAEMLPITWPEFAGLHPFAPLDQAHAYHQVFTELEAALSEITGFPAVSLQPNSGAQGELSGLLVIRAYHRDRGDGSRDVVLIPSSAHGTNPASATMAGMRVVVVASTREGHIDVEDLRKRSEEHKDRLAALMVTYPSTHGVFEERIREICDIVHANGGQVYMDGANMNAQVGLTSPAAIGADVCHLNLHKTFAIPHGGGGPGMGPIACAAHLAPYLPGHPVVNEVNRGKSILPIAAAPWGSADILLISYGYIRMLGAEGMTEATRYAILNANYIKARLDGHYGVLYANEKGRVAHEMIFDLRPFKMGQGPTVGELDVAKRLMDYGFHAPTVSFPVPGTMMVEPTESEPKEELDRFCDALVAIRREIQAVLDGKVDPKDNVLKNAPHTAAEATSDDWSHPYSREQAVFPLPWVRAKKIWPVVGRIDNPYGDRNLMCTCPPVEAFAEV